The DNA region ACAGTGACACAACCGACACTGCCGCGCGGCGGGCACACGCATCCCGAAGAACGCAAGGGAGAGCCGCACGTGCTGGAAGACGTCGAGCGCTGGCTGAGCACGCGCTCCTGGTCCGTCGAGGACCGCCCGCTCAAGAAACTCATCGCCGCGAAGCGTGCCACCGGCTCCACGGTGAGTGTCGTACTGCCCGCGCTCAACGAGGAGGAGACCGTCGGCGAGATCGTCGCGATCATCCGCCGTGAGCTGATGACCAGGAAGGTGCCGCTCGTCGACGAGATCGTGGTGATCGACTCGGGTTCGACGGACCGCACCTCCGAGGTCGCCGCCGAGGCGGGCGCCCGCGTCGTGCACCGGGACGAGATCCTGCCCCGCATACCGGCCGTCCCCGGCAAGGGCGAGGTGCTGTGGCGCTCGCTGCTCGTCACCGGCGGGGACATCGTGGCCTTCGTCGACGCGGACCTGAAGGAGTTCTCGGCGGACTTCGTCTCCGGGATCGTCGGCCCGCTGCTCACCGAACCGGGCGTGGACCTCGTCAAGGCGATGTACGACCGCCC from Streptomyces sp. NBC_00258 includes:
- a CDS encoding glucosyl-3-phosphoglycerate synthase, encoding MLEDVERWLSTRSWSVEDRPLKKLIAAKRATGSTVSVVLPALNEEETVGEIVAIIRRELMTRKVPLVDEIVVIDSGSTDRTSEVAAEAGARVVHRDEILPRIPAVPGKGEVLWRSLLVTGGDIVAFVDADLKEFSADFVSGIVGPLLTEPGVDLVKAMYDRPLGSAAGQGGRVTELMARPLLNMHWPQLAGFVQPLGGEYAARRSLLEQLPFPVGYGVELGMLVDALHLVGLDALAQVDVGVRKHRHQDGQALGRMSAAIYRTAQLRLARGHMIRPSLTQFERGEHGFEPRTYSVDMEERPPMADIEEYVERKAA